The region TTTGTAATCGCTGAGTTTGCTATATTTTACAGGCATTACAGAACAAATCTATCCAATTGTTCTGGTCTTAAGCCTTAAGAATTCAGCTCTCCGCTCTATTCAACTATAAGTAGAACTCCCGCGTCAGCTCTGCGTATTCCGGGCTCCAACGCCCATTATCGCCATACACGGAAAAGGAGTTCCATTCCGAAGTTCTTTCTTCCTTAGACCACTGGATCAGCATGCGAATTGGCAGTGCGCTCGGCTTTCCGCTGACCTCTGTTCGTCGCCACAGGAACCATCCGGTCTGGCTAGCTAGATTCAGGACTTCTTGAAGGCGTTCACTGGGTATCACGATCGCCAAACTACCTCGGGCCGATGTTCGGGCATACGCCAGTGAGATCAAATCTGCCAAGCTCAGACTAACTTCCTGTCGCGCTTGCTTTCGTTCGCCCTGAGCCATTCGGTCATTTGCCATAAAATATGGCGGATTACTAACGATCAGATCAACGGACTCATTACCGCGATCGCTTTTTCAATCGCCACAAATACAGCGACAGCGATCGCCCCAGAGACTTTGGGTCATGTTTTTTTGGCCCTCGCGGGCCGATGCTTGATCGATCTCGTATCCTACGACCTCGACGAGAGGTTCGCGTTGAGCCATCATTAGCACTATGATGCCCGTACCAGATCCGACATCTTCGACAATTCTGGCGTCGGTAAATGGCAGCTTGGTCCATGAACCCAGCAATATGGCATCGGTCACCACTTTCATGGCAGAGGCGACATGTTCAATATTGAATTTCTTGAACCTGAAAACCCCCGACATCAGTCTCGATCGGGCTCTTCATCCTTACCCGGACCGCTGATGTACAGGTCGATCAGTCCTTCGGGAGTTCGGACGGTCATTTGCTTTGCTTCTCGATTCAGGGCAATGATCCACTCGTCGATCACGGGTATCAGTACCTCTTTTCCTTTTCGATCAATCACCAGGAGGTCTTGGGCGTTGCCTTCGCGCACCTGGGTAATGGTTCCGACCGAACCAAAAACTTCGTCCAGAACTTCGAATCCGACCACCTCGTGATAGTAGAAATCGGTTCCTTCGAGATCCGGCAAAATGTTGAGTGGTAGATATAGCTCAGACCCGACCACGCGATCGGCGGCTTCTTCGGTGTCCACGCCTTCGAGATGAGCGCGAACGAATCCTTTGTCTTCGAGTATGTAGGTATCAAAAAAGAAAGGAACGAGTCCGGTCTTGGTTTCGACCAGTACTGATTCCAATTCTGAATACTCTTCCGGGTAGTCGACGTCGAACCGAAGCTTCAGGTCGCCTTTGAACCCGTTTTTTTTGATGATCCTACCGAAGTAGAAACAGTCATCCTTACGCATCTTTCTTCTCTGCGTCGGCGTCAGCATCAGCTTCAGCAGCTGGCTCTTCAGTCTTTTCTTCAGCAGCAGGAGCTTCTTCAGCAGCAGCTTCCTCGGCTGGAGCCTCTTCAGTAGCGGCCTCCTCAGCAGCGGCTTTAGCTTCGGCCGCAGCCTTAGCTTCTGCTTCTGCTTCTTCTTTGCGTTTTGCAGCTTCAGCGTCGCGTTGCGCTTTTATAGCGTCTTGCTTAGCCTTTCGCTGTGCATCCGCTTTAGCCGTGATCTTTCCTTCTTTCTCGGCTTTCCACGCTTCAAAACGCTCTTCAGCTTGCTCTTCGGTCAAAGCGCCTTTCTTAACGCCTTCCAACAAGTGCTTGCGAAGCAGAATACCTTTGTAAGAAAGAATCGCACGCGCTGTATCGGTTGGCTGTGCACCCTTCATTACCCAACTCAAGGCCGACTCATCATTGAGGTCGATGGTAGCAGG is a window of Flavobacteriales bacterium DNA encoding:
- a CDS encoding 30S ribosomal protein S16; the protein is MSARIRLQRHGRKGAPIFHIVVADQRSKRDGRFIEKLGVYNPSTNPATIDLNDESALSWVMKGAQPTDTARAILSYKGILLRKHLLEGVKKGALTEEQAEERFEAWKAEKEGKITAKADAQRKAKQDAIKAQRDAEAAKRKEEAEAEAKAAAEAKAAAEEAATEEAPAEEAAAEEAPAAEEKTEEPAAEADADADAEKKDA
- a CDS encoding methyltransferase; its protein translation is MSGVFRFKKFNIEHVASAMKVVTDAILLGSWTKLPFTDARIVEDVGSGTGIIVLMMAQREPLVEVVGYEIDQASAREGQKNMTQSLWGDRCRCICGD
- the rimM gene encoding 16S rRNA processing protein RimM, whose protein sequence is MRKDDCFYFGRIIKKNGFKGDLKLRFDVDYPEEYSELESVLVETKTGLVPFFFDTYILEDKGFVRAHLEGVDTEEAADRVVGSELYLPLNILPDLEGTDFYYHEVVGFEVLDEVFGSVGTITQVREGNAQDLLVIDRKGKEVLIPVIDEWIIALNREAKQMTVRTPEGLIDLYISGPGKDEEPDRD